The following proteins come from a genomic window of Aricia agestis chromosome 19, ilAriAges1.1, whole genome shotgun sequence:
- the LOC121736884 gene encoding facilitated trehalose transporter Tret1-like: protein MKPIYRQCFVTATACFNVIGLGCVVGFPAILLPQLREGNALFHISRDTESWIAATFPLASLLGNLLTPLVMERFGRKPASLTMALLMTIGWFLIMLAPNVEVLLLGRVFHGVSCGFLNLLRSILVGEYTSPENRGAFLMVVSLCQSFGVFIVHLIGSLFSWQRTALVSVFFAFASFVLAIYMPESPSWLLAKGRLEEFRRVFLWLRGPKGNDELESMIKAKLALEAAEMQDNHGKGLKKALWIVRQTEFYKPILIVISFNVMMHMAGGTTMANYSMSVLTGLMGAGANAYFWMVFLDSQRIVSNAIAVYIIKRVKRRVMVFGTTLLCIVSQAAIAIYSFWISSTGVYSNIWIPVVLVNLQMLSVAMGMVPMPSVITGEVFPLAYRGIAGMISVQSGSLFMFAILKTFPLLLDTIGIHGTYGLYSLLLSANMLYLWFALPETKGKTLQEIEDEFRGNKSNSEEVEASKYIQAENKDNQNTKQTIQKSNETNQNSNDKIQNLNNTNQNANKKIQDSNEIIQDNNQT from the exons ATGAAGCCGATATACAGAcag TGCTTCGTGACGGCGACCGCATGCTTCAACGTGATTGGCTTAGGATGTGTCGTGGGTTTCCCAGCCATACTTCTGCCACAGCTCAGAGAAGGAAATGCACTATTTCACATCAGCAGGGATACCGAATCATGGATAG CGGCCACTTTTCCATTAGCTTCACTGCTTGGGAACTTACTGACCCCATTGGTGATGGAGAGATTCGGACGCAAGCCGGCGAGCTTGACCATGGCGCTGTTGATGACGATTGGGTGGTTCCTCATCATGCTCGCTCCGAATGTCGAG GTACTTCTACTTGGAAGAGTATTTCACGGAGTATCCTGTGGTTTCCTTAACCTCCTTCGGTCAATCCTTGTCGGCGAGTACACGAGTCCAGAAAATAGAGGTGCCTTCCTCATGGTGGTGTCGCTTTGCCAATCATTCGGAGTATTTATCGTGCACCTCATAGGATCCTTGTTCAGCTGGCAGAGAACAGCTCTCGTTTCGGTCTTCTTCGCTTTCGCTAGTTTCGTCCTGGCAATTTACATGCCGGAGTCGCCCAGCTGGCTGCTAGCTAAAGGTAGACTCGAAGAATTCAGAAGAGTATTCCTCTGGTTGAGAGGTCCAAAAGGAAACGACGAGTTGGAGAGCATGATTAAGGCGAAACTGGCCTTGGAAGCGGCAGAAATGCAGGACAACCACGGCAAGGGACTCAAGAAGGCGCTGTGGATAGTGCGTCAAACGGAATTCTACAAGCCCATTCTCATCGTCATCAGTTTCAACGTGATGATGCACATGGCTGGAGGGACCACCATGGCGAATTACTCCATGTCAGTTCTGACGGGTCTCATGGGTGCGGGCGCGAACGCTTACTTCTGGATGGTCTTTTTGGACTCCCAGAGGATAGTCTCGAATGCGATCGCAGTGTACATCATAAAACGCGTGAAAAGAAGAGTCATGGTATTCGGTACAACTTTGCTGTGTATAGTCAGTCAAGCTGCCATTGCTATTTACTCGTTTTGGATAAGCAGCACCGGTGTTTACTCCAATATATGGATTCCGGTGGTGCTAGTCAATCTGCAGATGTTGTCTGTCGCGATGGGGATGGTTCCGATGCCGAGTGTGATTACGGGGGAAGTATTTCCCCTAGCGTACAGGGGCATAGCAGGGATGATCAGTGTTCAATCCGGGAGTCTCTTTATGTTCGCCATTCTGAAGACCTTCCCTCTGCTACTGGACACAATAGGCATACACGGGACTTACGGGCTGTATTCCTTGTTGTTATCAGCTAATATGTTATACCTATGGTTCGCGCTGCCAGAGACCAAGGGTAAAACACTGCAAGAAATAGAAGACGAGTTCAGAGGGAACAAATCCAATAGTGAGGAAGTGGAAGCGAGTAAATACATTCAAGCAGAGAACAAGGACAACCAGAATACAAAACAGACGATTCAGAAATCGAATGAGACTAATCAGAATTCAAATGACAAAATTCAGAACTTAAATAATACAAATCAGAATGCAAATAAGAAAATTCAGGATTCAAATGAAATAATTCAGGATAACAATCAGACTTAG